Proteins co-encoded in one Brassica oleracea var. oleracea cultivar TO1000 chromosome C4, BOL, whole genome shotgun sequence genomic window:
- the LOC106340864 gene encoding casparian strip membrane protein 1-like has protein sequence MAKESTTIDVGEPSTVTKSSSHVAVDEKKKGFVAAAAGGGYKRGLTIFDFLLRLAAIGITIGASSVMFTAEETLPFFTQFLQFQAGYDDFPTFQFFVISIAIVASYLVLSLPFSIVSIVRPLAVVPRLILLISDTVVLTLTTAAAAAAAAIVYLAHNGNANTNWLPICQQFGDFCQATSTAVVAASISVVFFVLLIVISAIALKRH, from the exons ATGGCGAAAGAGTCCACCACCATCGACGTCGGCGAGCCCAGCACCGTGACCAAAAGTTCAAGTCATGTCGCAGTGGACGAGAAGAAGAAGGGATTTGTGGCAGCAGCCGCAGGGGGTGGCTACAAGAGAGGTTTGACCATATTCGATTTCCTCCTCCGTTTGGCGGCCATAGGAATCACCATCGGGGCTTCCTCAGTCATGTTTACCGCAGAGGAGACTCTTCCCTTCTTTACTCAGTTCTTACAGTTCCAAGCCGGCTACGATGACTTTCCCACATTTCA GTTCTTTGTGATATCCATCGCCATAGTCGCCAGCTATCTCGTCCTTTCACTTCCCTTCTCCATCGTATCTATTGTCCGTCCACTTGCGGTTGTACCCCGGCTCATCCTCCTCATCTCCGACACC GTGGTCCTGACGCTTACCACAGCAGCAGCGGCTGCTGCTGCCGCAATTGTCTACCTTGCACATAACGGCAACGCAAACACCAATTGGCTCCCCATTTGTCAGCAGTTTGGAGACTTCTGCCAGGCCACGAGTACTGCTGTTGTAGCCGCCTCTATCTCGGTTGTCTTCTTCGTCCTTCTCATCGTCATCTCAGCCATTGCCCTAAAAAGGCATTGA
- the LOC106340144 gene encoding casparian strip membrane protein 1: MAKESTTIEVGEPSTMTKSTSHVVVDEKKKMGFVVATAGGGYKRGLAIFDFLLRLAAIVTTITASSVMYTAEETLPFFTQFLQFQAGYDDFATFQFFVIAIAMVASYLVLSLPFSIVTIIRPLAAAPRLILLVSDTVVVTLTTSAAAAATAIVYLAHNGNPNTNWLPICQQFGDFCQAVSSAVVAASIAVVFFIVLIVISAIALKRH, translated from the exons ATGGCGAAAGAGTCTACCACCATTGAAGTCGGCGAGCCTAGCACCATGACCAAAAGTACAAGCCATGTCGTTGTGGACGAGAAGAAGAAGATGGGCTTTGTGGTAGCCACCGCAGGAGGCGGTTACAAGAGAGGTTTGGCCATATTCGATTTCCTCCTACGTTTGGCGGCCATAGTAACAACTATCACTGCTTCCTCCGTCATGTACACCGCCGAGGAGACTCTTCCCTTTTTTACCCAGTTCTTACAGTTCCAAGCCGGTTACGATGACTTTGCCACATTTCA GTTCTTTGTGATAGCCATAGCCATGGTCGCCAGCTATCTCGTCCTTTCACTTCCTTTCTCCATTGTAACTATTATCCGTCCACTTGCCGCCGCACCCCGGTTGATCCTCCTCGTCTCCGATACG GTGGTCGTCACGCTTACCACATCAGCGGCGGCTGCGGCAACCGCAATTGTCTACCTTGCGCATAATGGGAACCCAAACACCAATTGGCTCCCCATTTGTCAGCAGTTTGGAGACTTCTGCCAAGCCGTGAGTAGCGCAGTTGTAGCCGCTTCTATCGCAGTTGTCTTCTTCATCGTTCTCATCGTCATTTCAGCCATTGCTCTAAAAAGGCATTGA
- the LOC106340143 gene encoding probable F-box protein At1g60180, protein MADSSSTTVTDLISTVHQDIIETHILTRLDGPTLASLSCASTLLHKLASNEFLWSKICRSTWPSTATISDNPRSFFSDVYSVLDAGGSVSDLDRPFPELISAVDLHYRGKLILSRVVKTETTTAWFLSSPLRIDLVDAKDTVETPIKRGRWTEDTCRDLEQDLTLSWIVIDPTGKRAANLSSHRPVTVQRNWLTGEVEAKFATVVGSVECVITVVTCGEEEMHVKEVSLKVEAMEGTSLNGMDSLVILKSVMEGKRGNGRRREAESKWRHEEFMEKKRELKEKKMRVELVFDILTVAVGVLGFGLVDFYF, encoded by the coding sequence ATGGCGGACTCTTCCTCCACCACCGTAACGGATTTAATCTCCACCGTCCATCAAGATATCATAGAGACTCACATCCTCACGCGCCTCGACGGTCCAACCCTAGCCTCCCTCTCCTGCGCCTCCACACTCCTTCACAAGCTCGCGTCCAATGAATTCCTCTGGTCCAAAATCTGCCGGTCCACGTGGCCTTCCACCGCCACCATCTCAGATAACCCCCGTTCTTTTTTCTCCGACGTGTATTCGGTTCTTGACGCTGGTGGTTCAGTTTCTGATCTCGACCGTCCCTTTCCAGAGCTGATCTCCGCCGTGGATCTGCACTACAGAGGGAAGTTGATTCTCAGTAGAGTCGTGAAGACGGAGACGACTACGGCGTGGTTCCTTAGCTCGCCTCTGAGGATCGATCTTGTTGATGCGAAGGACACTGTGGAGACGCCGATCAAGCGAGGACGGTGGACGGAGGACACGTGTCGTGATCTAGAGCAGGATTTGACTTTGAGCTGGATCGTGATCGATCCTACCGGAAAGCGTGCGGCGAATCTGTCGAGTCACCGGCCGGTGACCGTGCAGAGGAACTGGCTAACCGGTGAAGTGGAGGCGAAATTCGCGACGGTGGTGGGATCGGTGGAGTGTGTGATCACGGTGGTCACATGCGGAGAGGAGGAGATGCACGTGAAGGAGGTGAGCCTTAAGGTGGAGGCGATGGAGGGAACGAGTTTGAACGGGATGGACAGTTTGGTCATTTTGAAGAGTGTAATGGAGGGTAAGAGGGGCAATGGAAGAAGGAGAGAAGCGGAATCGAAGTGGAGACACGAAGAGTTTATGGAGAAGAAGAGAGAGTTGAAAGAGAAGAAAATGAGGGTAGAATTGGTATTTGACATTTTAACTGTCGCTGTTGGGGTTCTAGGGTTTGGTCTCGTTGACTTCTATTTTTAG